The following is a genomic window from Malus sylvestris chromosome 7, drMalSylv7.2, whole genome shotgun sequence.
TTGAAGGGTATTGAACAATGAAATACACGGAGTAGGAAGTTTTCATGCAGTGTTGTGGTATATATGTGATTTCAAAAGTGATCTAGAAATAGTTTTGTAGTGTTGGTGAAATTATTCTCGAACTCAGCTGCTGGGGGGTTCTGCTTGATTGAGTTTTACGAACacattttagttttcttttgagATGTTGCATGTTTTATTGAAGGAATGTACTGAAATGGGTATGTTGTAGGAAGTCCACAAAGGCCATAAATTGTCATCGAATGAGGATGTAGTCTCAGAGCATCAACAGAAAGCAAGTCAGTTAAAGAAAAGAATTTTCTTTGGACTTGGTATTGGGTTATCTGTTGGCGTTGTTGTGTTGGCTGGAGGATGGGTGTTTGCAGCAGCTGTGGCGGCAGCTGTTTTTGTTGGTGCACGTGAGTACTTTGAATTGGTTAGGAGTCATGGAATCACTGAAGGAATGACACCTCCACCTCGATTTGTATCACGAGTTTGCTCTGTAATTTGTGCTCTCATGCCTCTAGTAACCTTGTAAGATCTGTAATCTCGAGTAGGGATTTTTTCTTTATAATACTTTATCACTTTCCATGTGTTGATTTTATACATAATATTAGGAGTCATGGAAATAATGCTTTTTCATTCATCTTTGTTTCAATTATgttaactttgaatcaaaacatttgtcTTAATATGTAGGCATGAACTTCTGTTTGCGATAGGTGATCACTATTGATTTATGATTAGAATTTCCGATGTGTGGGCAGGTATCGCGGACAGATTGATGTTTCTGTCACATCTGCTTCCTTTTTTGTTGCTATGGCGTTGCTTTTACAGAGAGGAAATCCTCGCTTTGCACAGCTTAGCAGCACTATGTTTGGGCTCTTTTACTGTGGTTATCTTCCATGTTTTTGGGTTAAGCTTCGATGTGGTCTAGCAGCACCAGCCTTGAACACTAGTAAGACATTACGCTTACATATTTCTAAAGAAAAGTTGAGCGATGAATTTTTTTGAAATGGGCACTGAGTTTACCTGTTCTACGTCAAGCTTTGGTTCTTATTTAGTTTGTTCTTTGGTAGGAATTGGAGCAGCATGGCCCATCCTTCTTGGTGGACAAGCTCATTGGACTGTTGGTCTTGTGGCAACCTTGGTTTCTTTCAGTAGCATTATTGCAGCTGACACTTGTGCCTTTTTGGGTGGCAAGGTATCTATGCAGCACATCCATCTTctctcttgttttatttttaatattttaaagttAAGGAATATATCTTCCTTATCAAGTTGCTTGTAGAACTGTTGTTATTGCatttggaaattttatttaaaaggttGTGCCACAGttatttagggtgcgtttggtacgcagacgggacgggacgggacgggacggaacgggacgggacgggacggaacgaaggtgtaatttttgaaaaagacatggggtatatttgtcttaaaatagtaaaacattgtgttccacagacgtggaacaaacccgttccagggggggaggtgggacgcaaaaacacccaaaatctgtcccgtggaacagcccgttccacccatttttggcgcaccaaacgcgggacggaacgcctcgtcccgttccgtcccgtcccgtcccacataccaaacgcacccttaaggaACACATATTTAAGGCTCACCTTGAAATAAAGTTCAACAATCAGAACTCTCCATTTTTAAGGTTTACCTGGCCATCCATGCAAAAAATCAACGAAATCAGAAGGGATATAACCATTTAAACTTTGATCATTTCAGTGTTTATTTTGTCCCAATTAGATCATTGAATTACAGTGTTGAGTGTGCCCCCCAAAGTGTCCCTCAAAAGAGCTTATATGTGGGGATCCCTCAATAGAAGGGGACTCCAGGTATTATGGCCTCCATTCATATGCAATCACCAGTCATCATGTAACTGAAGCTTAGTGTGGCTTTTGTTAGCACTCTGAACAGATTGGTACATAACGACTCCTAGGTGTTTGTTGTCAACAAGCAGTTATAAATATCCCGGTGACATATTGTGAAGGACTTCCTTGTTTCATGGTATTTGTTGGTCCCTTGCCTGTGATAACATCTTGATATAGCTCTGTACATGCGCAGGCATTTGGTAGGACACCCCTAACTAGTGTTAGTCCAAAGAAGACGTGGGAAGGAACTATTGTAGGCTTGGGTGGTTGTATAGCCACTTCTGTTGTGTTATCGAGGATTTTTTGCTGGCCAAAATCTTTGCTAAGGTATTCAGTTTTATCTGGTGAAATCTCTAGTTCTGTATAGTTTTAAAATATGTTTAATgtgcatttgttttgttttttggattgTTTTCAGCGCTATAGCTTTTggatttctcaatttttttgcGTCTGTCTTTGGTGATCTTACTGAATCAATGATCAAACGTGATGCGGGTGTTAAGGACTCTGGGTCTCTAATACCAGGACATGGTAATACCCTTCAGCTCATGATTAGTCTTGTGCTAAAGCATTTAACTTTTGGAAGTTTTTGAGAAAATGCATTATCTGTTAGTTGATGCAATACATACAATATTGTTCCTTTGAGAGTTGAAAACATAATTTGAGGATTTGGGCTCTTTATTAGTTCACATATGGACCGATGAGATGCAAATTAGTTTATACTGGGTGACatgtatttacaaaatttgtatatgatcTAAAGACCAATACGGAAGTCCTCAAGTAGGGTCCTTAAAGGAGGGCCTGTTTTGCTGCTGCTACTTGTTAGATCATGTCTGGATGACTTGAAACTCATTGAGATGAATTTCCCTCATTTTGTGTCTCAGTCCTCTGTTAAGAGCCTTGCATAAGACCTTAGAACCCCGAAGAACTCTATCAAGAGCCTCTGGTAAGAGCCTTACATGAAACTGTCCTCCATTTTCATCCCCTGCTCAATGCTCTTCTACTTCAACTTGTCAACCCCCAATGTTATCACTTTTTAATATGTAAAATAATGGTTTCATTTATATCTCTTTACCTATTTGGGATATATGATTTATACCCATCATCTTCTACAGTTGTAATTGTTGCCTAGAATATGGGGCATGTCCTTGAACTGTCATTCTAGAAAAAAATTTTACCTCAAAATCTGTGGGCCGTCTTTATTGGTTGCATTACATATTCATTCATGCTGCTGTGTTGATTCAAGCGGTGTTGCTGTGCAATCTTTCTATGGTCTCCTGAAAAAGTAATCTAGTTGCCAACCATGACAAAGCCTTGTATTGATACAACTACTGTTTGTCTTTTGCATATTGTGGTTTTACGTGATATTTAGGTCTGGCATGCAGTCCATGCTTTTATGTTTTCCGTCGACCCTTGAGTAATATCACTCTCTTGAAGTTCGTGATGGCATGCTGCTCATATGAtctttgtcattttattttatttcaatacatATTGCAGTATATATTATATAGCTAGCATGAAAATGTTCATGGTCctattaataattattttatcaACCAACATCTAATGCAGGTGGAATACTAGATAGAGTGGACAGTTACATGTTCACAGGTGCACTTGCATACTCCTTTGTCAAAACCTTCTTGCCAATGTATGGAGTTTGATAGAAATATTTTGTCATCGCTGATTGAGATTCCAAAGGAAATTGTGGCCATTACAAAGTGAAACTGAGGTTGAAGAGTTTTGGTTACCATCCATGTGCTAACCTGCAGGCTGCAAGCTTGTTGGGGGGACGATTTCTTCCCTTTAATTATCTCAGAGACGGAGCTTGAGATTTTCCGAGTCTTAATTTTATTCTGATCTAGATGCATTCTAAAATCATGTTCCTCGTCAGTTGTAAGGGACTTGAGGTTACGTTGCCCGACTTAACCAGGTCCTGATAGTCCTCACCGTACTGCATGTTTTGAGTTACACGGCGTCGCTTGTACTTCAATCTAGTTACCCGGAGTCGGTGGTAGCATGGATCGTTGTCGACGCCTACAGTAGAGATGCTTTGAGCCATTGACACTAGTTTCTTTTCAACAGtggtttattttaattttattttgtatatttATGTCGAATAAGGcttattatgattatttttgaAGTGTACTGCTGTTGTGAAAAATAAGATAAGTTGCATCATTCTATAGAATTCAATTTGTTAGTGTGTACTGACTCTCAATTTTATATGCACCTTTACCTTGCGCAAACAACCGCGTTTGTACTTTGAAATACCTGGCATGCTGATGGTAATATTAGCGTACTACTAAAGCGTTCTTCAAACGCCTAAATGACATTAAGGATAAACATCGTGCCTTGAACGCATGACATTGTATATAATTTCATAATCCAATCCGCACACAACTTCATAATCCACTCCGCATGGAACCAATGCATGATTTTAAATCCAAGATAAAGGAAAACATGCAACAATATTTACGTACTCATACTGCCATGCTTATTACATACACAAAAACTACTTGCTAGGGCATTGAAAATTCCCTACCTTGCCTCCAACTCAACGTAGTAAACAACCAACCACCGTCCATAACTGCCACATGGTGGTTCAGTGGTAGGGGAAGAATTTCTGATCTGTATTACACATGACATGTTCCTGACGCTAGTGAATCGCACGATGGTGGGCAAGAGGAGGCTAAAATGCATCTGTGAGTCTTCCCAACTCACGAATGGCTAGACTACTGTGACGAGCAACCAACTAGTCccctttttgaaagaaaaaaaaaaacacaaacaccatCCATGTAAAGTTTTGATAACATTCAAATTATGACAATTTATACTTTTTCTAAAACGAATGCAAATCCCTAATCATTGAATTTTTGGCCTAGCAATAGTTGTTAACCCATAATTAAAATCTTTAATTAATCATTTCTAAGTTGAAAGTAATATAGCTTAGATCATCAAAATTTGTCAAACTTTGTTCTTGTATTAGAGAAAACGAAAGGCTTACTTGGACAAGGCCCCtttcctagaaaataaaatcccacCATCACACACTACATTCTTAGTTTAATTCTAACTGAATTATAATTGATAGCTGGTCAGCATTTTCTACGACGCGTGAACTATATAtaatagaaaacaaagaaagtcAATCTCTTACCGTATATCCCCAAGAACCCTAATAATTGAGGAAAAGTTGTCATCCATCAGTCCAAGTTGCCATCCACCAGTTCaagatatattatatatatatatatatatatatgagtatCCCAACTGATATTTATGGGCCGGGCTTATATGTTTGTGTCTTTTATTGTTGTACAATCCTCAATTTTTGCTTTATTTGAGAATGTGTTATTAGGTTAAAATTTTATGAACGGTGAttgtttataaaaatattttcaggATTGGAGAATGTGTTACTCAACAATTATAATGGTATTATATAtatcttttcctttcaaaattttaattatcaAATGGCTGAATTGTTATAGACAAATGTGAACGAGTGAAAACTGTGATGTAGAATTTTGGAAATTGGTCTCCCTAGTATTACCCCTATAGCATTATATACTTGTTGCACTTATGACTTGCATATCAAGTTTTTGTCAAATATAACTGTTTACTCAACCGTGAGAATTCACGTAGAAAATTACAAACACGTGCACTTGTGGATGCatgtgattcaaattaatttttcattcattagaaACGTTtgtaaattaaacacaaaattttattttagaaaTTGCATATATATGATTTTATATAGAATTCTACTGATATAACAGAAGAATTTTATGTGGTCATTAATTTAGAATATTAAACCAAATCAAACCTAATTCAATTTGAAGAGATAACCCAAATAAATAgcacaaaaaaataaagcatGAAATAGACGTGAGAAGCGAACAACGTTGGGTTGACCTAGTTGGATGAGATTTCCATACAACTAGAATGATGAAGGGTTGTAGTCAACTCATCCATGCAAAGGTTTGTGGAGCCAGAACACCACCAaatatatgagagagagagagagagagagagagagagagagagagagagagagatggtaaTGCATGAGTGTTTGTCTTTTATTATTGATATGGCCTACCATTTAGTGGCTTTTGACAATCATATGAGTGCTTACTTTTGAGGCTTGGGCACGAAAGAAAATGTGTGGGATGCAAAGAATGCGTTGTATCCAAGCTGACTaacaacaaaataagaaaagagATAAAAGTAGAAAACAAAAGAGTGAAGATttaaaagggaattgttattggtactccaaaaatttcaatttacattccaaactttctatattttgaaaaaaaaatatacttgtaaggagtgtagaatgaaattt
Proteins encoded in this region:
- the LOC126630039 gene encoding phosphatidate cytidylyltransferase 4, chloroplastic isoform X1, which translates into the protein MATTSYSQLHRCTPLSLSLPSLCSCPCRPSPSRTLVFTRTSAKLGNFDLFFDGNRRPLGLGRNGILARRRALTAVARAEPKNLGDDNANQEVHKGHKLSSNEDVVSEHQQKASQLKKRIFFGLGIGLSVGVVVLAGGWVFAAAVAAAVFVGAREYFELVRSHGITEGMTPPPRFVSRVCSVICALMPLVTLYRGQIDVSVTSASFFVAMALLLQRGNPRFAQLSSTMFGLFYCGYLPCFWVKLRCGLAAPALNTRIGAAWPILLGGQAHWTVGLVATLVSFSSIIAADTCAFLGGKAFGRTPLTSVSPKKTWEGTIVGLGGCIATSVVLSRIFCWPKSLLSAIAFGFLNFFASVFGDLTESMIKRDAGVKDSGSLIPGHGGILDRVDSYMFTGALAYSFVKTFLPMYGV
- the LOC126630039 gene encoding phosphatidate cytidylyltransferase 4, chloroplastic isoform X2 is translated as MATTSYSQLHRCTPLSLSLPSLCSCPCRPSPSRTLVFTRTSAKLGNFDLFFDGNRRPLGLGRNGILARRRALTAVARAEPKNLGDDNANQEVHKGHKLSSNEDVVSEHQQKASQLKKRIFFGLGIGLSVGVVVLAGGWVFAAAVAAAVFVGAREYFELVRSHGITEGMTPPPRFVSRVCSVICALMPLVTLYRGQIDVSVTSASFFVAMALLLQRGNPRFAQLSSTMFGLFYCGYLPCFWVKLRCGLAAPALNTRIGAAWPILLGGQAHWTVGLVATLVSFSSIIAADTCAFLGGKAFGRTPLTSVSPKKTWEGTIVGLGGCIATSVVLSRIFCWPKSLLRWNTR